The Sediminispirochaeta smaragdinae DSM 11293 genome has a segment encoding these proteins:
- a CDS encoding ABC transporter permease has translation MIASIFDLMAPVLIAALGGVITERAGILNIALEGLMLIGAFTAIVVAGFSGSIILGLLAAATASAGAAAVFGFFSVRLQANIFIAGLAVNLLATGLVTFLSGQFFSTRGVIRIANMPSLPHIPFPTGGTITPAPLVGLLLVPLLIYLLNQTPFGLRVRAAGIDPEVLKGRGVAPGSVQFQAITLSGLFCGLAGAFLSLRLEAFVPGITAGKGWIALVAVFLGRKSPVGILLASWLFAFADAVAGNAQGLSWLPPTLMLAFPYLITFLVLIGASALMSRRKHAERKT, from the coding sequence GTGATTGCTAGCATCTTCGACCTGATGGCACCGGTTCTCATTGCGGCCCTCGGCGGGGTCATAACCGAACGGGCAGGGATACTGAATATCGCCCTGGAAGGACTTATGCTGATAGGGGCCTTCACTGCGATAGTGGTGGCAGGCTTTAGCGGAAGCATCATACTGGGGCTGCTTGCCGCTGCGACGGCAAGCGCCGGGGCGGCAGCAGTGTTCGGTTTTTTCAGCGTTCGCCTCCAGGCAAACATCTTCATCGCGGGCCTTGCCGTCAACCTGCTGGCCACCGGCCTGGTTACCTTTCTTTCGGGTCAGTTTTTTTCCACCAGAGGGGTCATACGCATTGCAAACATGCCCTCTCTGCCGCATATCCCCTTCCCGACGGGAGGAACCATCACCCCGGCGCCCCTCGTCGGATTGCTGCTTGTCCCCTTGCTTATCTATCTGCTCAATCAGACACCCTTCGGCCTGCGAGTCAGAGCTGCAGGTATCGATCCGGAAGTGCTCAAAGGGCGGGGTGTTGCTCCCGGATCTGTCCAGTTTCAGGCCATCACCCTTTCAGGGCTTTTTTGCGGCCTTGCCGGTGCCTTTCTTTCCCTCCGCCTCGAAGCCTTTGTTCCCGGCATAACCGCAGGGAAGGGATGGATAGCCCTGGTCGCTGTTTTCCTCGGCAGGAAATCTCCCGTCGGCATCCTCCTGGCCTCATGGCTTTTCGCCTTTGCCGATGCGGTTGCAGGGAACGCCCAGGGCTTGAGTTGGCTTCCGCCGACGCTCATGCTGGCCTTTCCCTACCTGATAACCTTTCTGGTTCTTATCGGCGCATCGGCACTTATGTCGAGGCGTAAACATGCCGAGAGAAAAACATGA
- a CDS encoding ABC transporter permease encodes MKRTHRTATALSAATLTALLIMLIAAPHPGKAILNFFTGPFSSRYYFGNMLSLAALLMIAGGGMSIAFRSGVFNLGGEGQVYVGAFTAAMLGTILPPESGFLGIVIMVLAASVVGATAAGLCGLFKRLWNTDELISSFLLGQSLVYTIDYLIIGPLRDQKSFLLSTPEIPKSFWLPRLLPPSHLTPVIFIAPLIVWFLYLYLFKNYRGYELRLCGLNREFARYGGINVDRHLVVPMIMSGALYGIVGAFTIVGDLHMAIQGASSGLGWNGIAVALIGANHPLLIIPAGIVFAFLQEATDTATLSSSISMELSSIVQGVVFLFITARIVIGRRKKR; translated from the coding sequence ATGAAGCGGACCCACAGAACAGCAACGGCTCTTTCGGCCGCAACCCTTACCGCCCTGCTCATCATGCTGATAGCAGCTCCCCATCCGGGAAAGGCAATACTCAACTTCTTTACCGGTCCATTCTCTTCCAGATACTACTTCGGCAATATGCTCTCCCTTGCGGCCCTTCTGATGATCGCCGGGGGAGGAATGTCGATTGCCTTCCGCAGTGGGGTTTTCAACCTGGGAGGAGAAGGTCAGGTCTATGTGGGAGCCTTTACTGCGGCCATGTTGGGTACCATACTCCCACCGGAAAGCGGTTTTCTCGGAATCGTAATCATGGTACTCGCAGCATCGGTGGTGGGAGCAACGGCGGCAGGGCTCTGTGGCTTATTCAAGCGGCTCTGGAATACGGATGAGCTGATAAGCTCTTTTCTCTTGGGCCAGAGCCTGGTTTACACCATCGACTATCTGATCATAGGTCCTCTCCGGGACCAAAAAAGCTTCCTCCTCTCCACTCCGGAGATTCCCAAAAGCTTTTGGTTACCCCGACTACTTCCCCCCTCCCATCTGACCCCGGTGATTTTCATCGCACCGCTGATCGTGTGGTTCCTGTATCTCTATCTTTTCAAGAACTACCGAGGCTACGAGCTACGCCTCTGCGGACTGAACCGTGAATTCGCCCGCTACGGCGGCATCAACGTCGATCGTCATCTCGTGGTACCGATGATTATGAGCGGAGCTCTCTACGGTATCGTCGGGGCCTTTACAATTGTGGGAGACCTTCATATGGCCATCCAGGGGGCGAGCTCCGGATTGGGTTGGAACGGTATCGCCGTGGCGCTCATCGGGGCAAACCATCCCTTGCTTATTATACCGGCCGGTATCGTCTTCGCATTTCTTCAGGAAGCGACGGATACGGCAACCCTTTCCAGCAGTATAAGCATGGAATTATCGAGCATCGTTCAGGGGGTGGTCTTCCTCTTCATCACCGCCCGTATTGTGATCGGAAGGAGAAAAAAGCGGTGA
- a CDS encoding ABC transporter ATP-binding protein has translation MDSCREKMAVSLKEIDKTYRENGIHACRSISLDAAAGETVALIGENGSGKSTLMKLMCGYLKPDSGTILIGGEAKHFSSTADALETGIGMVRQQVRLIPDFSVLDNLLLGNEPTRFPGRIERRRAAAKIQKISDRYGIPIELSRKAEGLDAVERQNVSLLYLLSRSVKVMVLDEPTTIFDDKETEYLYRLLARLKEEGHTIFIVTHKLKEALGNADTIAVLREGRLIKTLRSEECSLEKLTHLMIDGNHQQHKTDLSSTNRRPKRAGKNPASSSAPLLSVERLACNCEGYPPLKGLSFSLAPGEAIAVLGMREAGLETVERLLAGLSPPDTGEIRLFGERLERLSPELLRKKRVAYVPTDRMVRGASISSTVAENLILLNYRTFHGWATMKEDEIQRFTKHLFEEYGIRGGAGDRMDALSGGNIQKVIIGRELSRSPSLILFAEPSWGLDVASRKRILEKIDSMKQAGSGVLLLTSDIDEALSAADRIVVLHGGKMVATVQAHELDREKAGRLMLQGNPL, from the coding sequence ATGGACTCCTGCCGGGAAAAGATGGCGGTATCGCTGAAGGAGATTGACAAAACCTACCGTGAAAACGGAATTCATGCCTGTCGCTCGATCTCCCTCGATGCTGCCGCTGGTGAGACGGTCGCGCTGATTGGAGAAAACGGTTCAGGTAAATCGACCCTTATGAAGCTCATGTGCGGTTATCTAAAGCCGGACAGCGGAACCATCCTCATCGGCGGAGAGGCGAAACACTTTTCATCGACAGCCGATGCTCTTGAAACGGGCATCGGCATGGTCCGTCAACAGGTGCGGCTGATTCCCGATTTTAGCGTTCTTGACAACCTCCTTTTGGGAAACGAGCCGACTCGCTTCCCCGGCAGGATAGAACGGCGAAGGGCGGCGGCAAAGATACAAAAGATCTCTGACCGATACGGTATTCCGATAGAACTTTCGAGAAAGGCCGAGGGGCTTGATGCGGTGGAACGTCAGAATGTAAGCCTTCTCTATCTGCTCTCCCGCTCTGTGAAGGTGATGGTGCTCGACGAACCGACCACCATTTTCGACGATAAGGAAACCGAATATCTGTACAGGCTCCTTGCACGTCTGAAAGAAGAGGGGCACACCATATTTATCGTTACGCACAAATTGAAGGAGGCGCTGGGAAACGCCGATACCATTGCGGTACTTCGTGAGGGGAGATTGATCAAAACCCTTCGTTCCGAGGAGTGCAGTTTGGAAAAGCTCACCCATCTCATGATCGACGGAAACCATCAGCAGCATAAAACCGACCTCTCCAGTACAAACAGAAGGCCAAAAAGGGCAGGGAAAAACCCCGCTTCTTCTTCAGCACCCCTGCTTTCGGTCGAAAGGCTCGCCTGTAACTGCGAGGGCTACCCGCCCCTTAAAGGACTCTCGTTCTCCCTCGCTCCCGGCGAAGCGATAGCCGTGCTGGGTATGCGGGAAGCGGGGCTTGAAACCGTGGAGCGGCTTCTTGCCGGTCTCTCTCCTCCGGATACGGGGGAGATACGTCTGTTTGGAGAGCGGCTCGAACGGCTCAGCCCGGAGCTACTGCGTAAAAAGAGGGTTGCCTATGTACCGACAGACAGAATGGTACGGGGTGCCAGTATCTCATCCACGGTCGCGGAAAATCTCATTCTTCTGAACTACCGAACCTTTCACGGCTGGGCCACCATGAAGGAGGATGAGATCCAACGCTTCACAAAACACCTCTTTGAGGAGTACGGGATACGAGGAGGAGCAGGCGATCGCATGGATGCGCTCTCCGGGGGAAACATTCAGAAAGTCATTATCGGAAGGGAGCTGAGCCGTTCCCCTTCCCTCATACTCTTCGCAGAGCCCTCCTGGGGGCTTGATGTAGCAAGCAGAAAGCGCATACTTGAAAAGATCGATTCCATGAAACAGGCCGGCAGCGGAGTCCTGCTGCTCACCTCCGATATCGACGAGGCTCTTTCCGCAGCCGATCGTATTGTTGTTCTTCACGGAGGGAAGATGGTGGCCACGGTGCAGGCACACGAGCTCGATAGGGAAAAGGCCGGAAGATTGATGCTACAGGGAAACCCTTTATGA
- a CDS encoding BMP family ABC transporter substrate-binding protein yields MFFHNKGKRRIRMSLPVITAFLFLTLVLSGCSQKDDTYDIAVFIPGVTEGSPTYSEMADGVLAAAKERDKVEASVIEGGFNQGDWGEKVKALAASGDWDLIVTTNPALPKICEAISREFPQQKFLILDGFLEGNPSIYTLRYHQMEQGYLAGTFAALVTGSDMSGADKEHLSVGMIVGQEYPDMNQAIRPGFERGVKRVAPEAKIEFRVVGNWFDASKGSELASSLYDSGTDVILTIAGGANQGVVAAAKERGRYVLWFDTAGYDVAPGTVIGSTAVEQYRAAYEKSLAAIDGTLPFGSAEVASTKDGWITFVENDEHYRETVPKELRERQHRFLEDLKQGNPPLPLLEEER; encoded by the coding sequence GTGTTTTTTCACAATAAAGGAAAGAGAAGAATTCGTATGTCTCTTCCCGTCATAACCGCTTTTTTATTTTTGACCCTTGTGCTTTCGGGCTGTTCACAAAAGGATGATACATACGACATTGCAGTGTTCATCCCCGGCGTTACCGAGGGAAGTCCGACCTACAGCGAAATGGCCGACGGGGTGCTTGCTGCAGCAAAGGAACGGGATAAGGTCGAGGCCTCGGTTATCGAAGGGGGCTTCAACCAGGGAGACTGGGGCGAAAAGGTAAAGGCTCTCGCAGCCTCGGGCGACTGGGATCTGATTGTTACGACAAATCCGGCTCTGCCCAAGATTTGCGAAGCAATATCCCGGGAATTCCCGCAGCAGAAATTCCTTATCCTCGACGGATTTCTCGAGGGTAATCCGTCGATTTACACACTGCGGTACCACCAGATGGAACAGGGGTATCTTGCAGGAACCTTCGCAGCTCTCGTCACCGGCTCGGACATGAGTGGGGCCGACAAGGAGCATCTCTCGGTGGGAATGATCGTCGGTCAGGAATATCCGGACATGAACCAGGCAATACGTCCCGGCTTTGAGCGCGGGGTAAAACGTGTGGCACCGGAGGCAAAGATCGAATTCCGCGTTGTAGGGAACTGGTTCGATGCCTCAAAGGGTTCCGAACTGGCCTCATCGCTCTACGACAGCGGAACGGACGTGATCCTTACCATTGCGGGAGGGGCAAATCAGGGAGTGGTGGCCGCCGCCAAGGAACGAGGCCGCTACGTACTATGGTTCGATACGGCGGGCTATGATGTTGCGCCGGGTACGGTTATCGGGAGTACCGCCGTCGAACAGTACCGGGCGGCCTACGAAAAGAGCCTTGCGGCCATCGACGGAACGCTTCCATTCGGCAGTGCCGAGGTCGCATCTACCAAGGACGGGTGGATCACCTTTGTCGAAAACGACGAACACTACAGGGAAACGGTCCCCAAAGAACTAAGGGAACGACAACATCGTTTTCTCGAAGATCTGAAGCAAGGCAATCCTCCCCTCCCTCTCTTAGAGGAAGAGCGATAA
- a CDS encoding ribose-phosphate pyrophosphokinase, with the protein MSIIKPASLGIIACPGAEQFTSDVIRHLKRQYVKKYHKLADDLSAKYNMTTEEVWKRMNFIEDLHRLEDDPRKRPVDRFRPPKFRLPVRFTRFANGEFKSELLSSVKGMSVFIIQDVENHYPLAFYNLEENVCLSVNDHVMMLFTTIDAALEAGAESVTLVLPTYPYSRQHKKRGREALTARWFGQMCEHSGASRIITVDIHSKEIENTFNKLILENLHGSYQIIRALKDLVDLNDPDLVVVSPDTGAVDRNKFYAGNLKKPLALLYKERDYSRVSRDASSSNITNIRLLGDVKGKIVFMADDMLGTGGTLMKAMRELKRLGARQIIAAASLPFFTGDAIEHFEQAYKEGIFYRIIGTNAVYHDATLLEREWYVSADITDLHARIISRLHHGRSLSPLLENSRIIQKLLRKE; encoded by the coding sequence ATGAGCATTATTAAACCCGCAAGTCTGGGGATCATCGCCTGCCCCGGCGCCGAGCAATTCACTTCCGACGTGATTCGGCATCTTAAGCGCCAATACGTCAAGAAATATCATAAACTTGCTGACGATCTTTCGGCAAAGTACAACATGACTACCGAAGAGGTCTGGAAAAGAATGAACTTCATTGAGGACCTGCATCGGCTTGAGGATGATCCGCGAAAGAGACCGGTAGATCGTTTCCGTCCGCCCAAATTTCGGCTTCCTGTACGCTTTACCAGATTTGCCAACGGGGAATTCAAGTCGGAACTCCTTTCTTCGGTGAAGGGAATGAGTGTTTTCATCATCCAGGATGTGGAAAACCACTATCCACTTGCTTTCTACAATTTAGAAGAGAACGTATGCCTTTCGGTAAACGACCATGTGATGATGCTTTTTACCACCATAGATGCCGCCCTGGAAGCGGGGGCGGAAAGCGTTACCCTTGTTCTTCCGACCTATCCCTACAGCCGTCAGCATAAAAAGCGGGGAAGGGAAGCCCTTACCGCCCGTTGGTTCGGCCAGATGTGTGAGCATAGCGGTGCCAGCAGAATCATTACCGTGGATATCCACTCGAAGGAGATTGAGAACACCTTCAATAAGTTGATTCTGGAGAATCTTCACGGAAGCTATCAGATTATTCGTGCCTTAAAGGATCTTGTTGATCTCAACGATCCCGACCTCGTTGTGGTAAGCCCCGATACCGGGGCCGTAGATCGCAATAAGTTTTATGCCGGTAATCTGAAGAAACCTTTGGCCCTTTTATATAAGGAACGGGATTATTCGCGGGTGAGTCGTGATGCATCGAGCAGCAACATCACCAATATTCGGCTTCTTGGGGATGTAAAGGGAAAGATCGTCTTTATGGCCGATGATATGCTTGGGACGGGCGGTACCCTGATGAAGGCGATGCGGGAGCTGAAACGGCTTGGTGCCAGGCAGATCATAGCCGCAGCCAGCCTTCCTTTTTTTACCGGTGATGCCATTGAGCATTTTGAGCAGGCATATAAAGAGGGTATCTTTTATCGAATCATCGGAACAAACGCAGTCTATCACGACGCTACGTTACTTGAGCGTGAATGGTATGTTTCGGCCGACATCACTGATCTTCATGCACGTATCATCAGCAGACTTCACCACGGGCGTTCTCTTTCTCCTCTGCTTGAGAATAGCCGCATCATACAAAAGCTGCTGCGTAAGGAGTGA
- a CDS encoding xylulokinase, giving the protein MGKMSICRSGKVLAVDIGTSSMKGAVIDSGGHAFSLVRVPFLELSPPKGAGSALTWEGLWDPELWDAGFHELLHRLGPDCCGSIDAVAISGNGPSVVPLGRDGRPVAGSLLWHDRRERRLDGDPSFFLPKMAWYRHYPDLWRSIEGFIGCPEYLGYLLTGERFFYTPSEEFIPHLWSRKSADLYDIPLKMLPPPVRTGVPAGVVSASAASRFGLREGIPLAAGGSDFLMALLGSGVVRPGMACDRAGTSEGINFCASKRLSHPRVRPLPHAVPGLYNIAGILSSTGLVFEWFRRISGQDRRDYEEMLEEIHTAPFSSRPLFFPSIHRGAVWEFSGGVFAGLLPDHGPVEMGQAVVSAIGFGIRDCIESLSEAGCRVTEMRVCGGQGRNRIWNSMKADIVGVPLLIPELLDCELTGAAAAAFAMLEGRDDIVPISERLVRIADRFDPNSEEHGLWSRRYDSYRRSRDRLLDAFSLSEGAAKGATLPEREP; this is encoded by the coding sequence ATGGGAAAGATGAGTATCTGCCGGAGCGGCAAGGTCCTTGCCGTCGACATCGGCACCTCTTCCATGAAGGGTGCGGTGATAGACTCCGGCGGACATGCCTTTTCTTTGGTGCGGGTCCCTTTTCTGGAACTATCTCCCCCGAAAGGTGCCGGCAGCGCGTTAACGTGGGAAGGGCTCTGGGACCCCGAACTATGGGATGCCGGCTTTCATGAACTGCTTCATCGTCTCGGACCGGATTGCTGCGGCAGTATCGATGCCGTGGCGATAAGCGGTAACGGCCCCTCTGTTGTTCCTCTCGGCCGTGACGGCAGGCCTGTTGCCGGTTCTCTGCTTTGGCACGACAGACGAGAGCGACGGCTCGACGGTGACCCCTCCTTCTTCCTGCCGAAGATGGCCTGGTACCGCCATTATCCCGATCTCTGGAGAAGCATAGAAGGATTTATCGGCTGTCCGGAGTATCTCGGCTATCTTCTTACCGGAGAACGCTTTTTCTATACCCCGTCGGAGGAATTCATCCCCCATCTCTGGAGCCGGAAGAGCGCCGATCTCTACGACATCCCGCTGAAGATGCTTCCTCCTCCTGTTAGAACAGGAGTGCCCGCCGGTGTCGTTTCGGCGTCTGCCGCTTCCCGTTTCGGCCTTAGGGAGGGAATCCCCCTTGCCGCCGGAGGGTCGGATTTCCTTATGGCCCTTCTCGGTAGTGGGGTTGTCCGTCCCGGCATGGCCTGCGATCGTGCGGGTACCAGTGAGGGCATTAATTTTTGCGCCTCGAAACGCCTAAGCCATCCGCGGGTAAGACCTTTGCCGCATGCGGTTCCGGGGCTTTACAATATCGCCGGAATTCTCAGCTCCACAGGGTTGGTCTTTGAGTGGTTTCGGCGTATCTCCGGCCAGGATCGTCGTGATTACGAAGAGATGCTGGAGGAGATTCATACGGCTCCCTTTTCTTCACGCCCCCTCTTCTTCCCCAGTATTCATCGAGGTGCTGTCTGGGAGTTTTCCGGTGGGGTCTTTGCTGGACTGCTACCGGACCATGGCCCGGTGGAGATGGGGCAGGCGGTGGTTTCCGCCATCGGCTTCGGGATCAGGGATTGCATTGAAAGTCTGAGCGAGGCAGGTTGCCGGGTGACGGAGATGAGGGTCTGCGGCGGACAGGGGCGCAATCGGATATGGAACAGCATGAAAGCAGATATTGTCGGCGTACCCCTTTTGATTCCGGAGCTTCTGGATTGCGAACTGACAGGTGCTGCGGCAGCGGCCTTTGCCATGCTTGAAGGCCGTGATGATATCGTTCCGATCAGCGAACGTCTCGTCCGTATTGCCGACCGTTTCGATCCTAATTCCGAAGAACATGGGCTTTGGAGTCGTCGCTACGATTCCTACCGCAGGTCGCGGGACAGGCTTCTCGATGCTTTTTCTCTCTCTGAGGGGGCTGCCAAGGGCGCTACTCTTCCCGAAAGAGAGCCATAA
- a CDS encoding M48 family metallopeptidase, with the protein MSGKESIPLRVGTGSFDVSILRRKRQKHIRIKISGSGNVSVSCPVTTTQAEIERAIETKRRWIAGHLWRIEEDIKRTDPSTRIFLNGKEYPVEISTSPKRKSHSVTLDQNRKVIVVVGPNRSKPLIIAALKKWLEAEARQRLKLLVREISAEVDIPIHKVFIRNQRSRWGSSSSGGNISLNWRVIMLEPELQRYLVIHELCHQIHLNHSKLYWKEVERLCPNYAERDKQLRNLRRIMALFREE; encoded by the coding sequence ATGAGCGGTAAGGAATCAATCCCTTTGCGCGTTGGAACGGGAAGCTTTGATGTTTCCATCCTCCGGCGCAAACGTCAAAAGCATATCCGCATCAAGATTTCAGGATCGGGGAATGTCAGCGTTTCCTGTCCCGTAACAACCACACAGGCGGAAATAGAGCGGGCCATCGAAACAAAACGCCGGTGGATAGCAGGTCATCTTTGGCGCATCGAAGAGGATATCAAGCGCACCGACCCTTCCACGAGGATCTTTCTGAACGGAAAAGAGTATCCGGTGGAGATCTCGACATCGCCAAAGCGAAAAAGTCACAGTGTCACCCTTGATCAAAACAGGAAGGTGATTGTCGTCGTCGGCCCTAATCGTTCCAAGCCCCTGATTATTGCCGCACTGAAAAAGTGGCTGGAGGCCGAAGCCAGGCAACGGCTTAAGCTATTGGTTAGAGAGATATCTGCGGAGGTTGACATTCCGATACATAAGGTCTTTATTCGTAATCAGCGCAGCAGATGGGGAAGCAGCTCCTCAGGGGGAAATATCTCTCTCAACTGGCGGGTAATCATGCTTGAACCGGAGCTCCAACGCTACCTGGTGATCCATGAATTGTGTCATCAAATCCACCTCAACCACTCTAAGCTCTACTGGAAGGAAGTGGAACGGCTGTGCCCCAACTACGCAGAGAGAGACAAGCAGCTAAGGAATTTGCGAAGGATTATGGCTCTCTTTCGGGAAGAGTAG
- a CDS encoding transglutaminase-like domain-containing protein, whose translation MKEAKIGEFLLFFVLMFSIFSEALHAGTMVVGGSMIFRFAVLSDDAALLNEFPQYENESNSQQVVARAAGRIVVENRADLTPFTSDVPFPLGDRYRTREDLTPWLEYATRRSGVRITVVNGQRSERPIEEVNPVSEANMRWMAARALAAASGAERQDQAVEQVLLSVRTSVSYLLNASEDPAQVLRSGRADCDGYSNAAAILLRSLGIPVKVVDSYIPPGHMWGYGPEGSGGYHAHIEVYYEDAGWVSYDVQATLHFVDPFHVVGYPRSGLRIEERAVEDKRSIVGMEAGPAGEIHMFRRKVFGELSAPLFVGTLRDEAGALLRDSPRSDRWIFLRNDRGEGNGLLILPSGEFALSSDTLGSDASGQIFYPGRDGGYFEQNIDLSGLERGAVLRRNFDIGRDQGTVISTPKGARELYRWHLLAGGGWNLEPISLDADNSIKIVSNLRQWIISFSRNQADPRYLVDLSHAVPPDPLPVYLEPGKAYLKLQPSLADVPLVLFDASGRRYAPEITAKQGEASLPLLIPDKGFDRVLLYRDGEEKLFFGSLGEGEDRGGALLYTIASTRFDLSLSVAVKRPGSPLLLLEREGRRWRQLLKIARPGASLTIAYPSEDAELLRNLALLPAGASVPEPLPSS comes from the coding sequence ATGAAGGAAGCCAAGATAGGAGAATTTCTTCTTTTTTTTGTTTTGATGTTTTCGATTTTTTCGGAAGCACTTCATGCAGGAACCATGGTTGTGGGTGGCAGCATGATCTTTCGCTTTGCCGTTCTTTCCGATGATGCTGCCCTGTTGAATGAATTTCCCCAATATGAAAATGAATCCAACAGCCAGCAGGTGGTGGCAAGAGCAGCGGGAAGAATCGTTGTGGAGAATCGTGCCGACCTTACTCCCTTCACAAGCGATGTTCCCTTTCCCCTTGGAGATCGTTACCGTACAAGAGAGGACCTTACTCCTTGGTTGGAATATGCAACTCGCCGGAGCGGAGTCCGTATAACTGTTGTAAATGGGCAACGCAGCGAGCGGCCCATTGAAGAGGTTAATCCCGTTTCCGAGGCCAATATGCGTTGGATGGCCGCCCGGGCTCTGGCTGCGGCCTCGGGGGCAGAACGTCAGGATCAGGCCGTTGAACAGGTACTCCTATCGGTTCGAACGTCGGTTTCCTATCTGCTCAATGCTTCCGAGGATCCCGCTCAGGTGCTGCGAAGCGGGCGTGCCGACTGCGACGGCTATTCCAACGCAGCAGCGATCCTTTTGCGGAGCCTCGGCATTCCGGTGAAAGTGGTGGACTCCTATATCCCTCCCGGCCATATGTGGGGCTACGGACCGGAAGGTTCCGGAGGCTATCATGCCCATATCGAGGTGTATTACGAGGATGCTGGCTGGGTCAGCTACGATGTGCAGGCGACCCTCCATTTTGTCGATCCCTTTCACGTTGTAGGCTATCCCCGATCGGGGCTGCGCATAGAAGAACGTGCCGTGGAGGATAAACGCTCTATTGTGGGAATGGAAGCGGGTCCTGCCGGTGAGATTCATATGTTTCGCCGTAAGGTCTTTGGTGAGCTTTCGGCTCCTCTTTTTGTCGGCACCCTTAGGGATGAAGCCGGTGCCCTCCTTCGGGATTCCCCCCGTTCCGATCGGTGGATTTTCCTGCGAAACGACCGGGGAGAGGGAAACGGTCTGCTTATTCTTCCCAGCGGGGAGTTTGCCTTATCCTCCGATACCCTGGGATCGGATGCCTCCGGTCAGATTTTCTATCCCGGAAGGGACGGTGGCTATTTTGAGCAGAACATCGATCTTTCCGGCCTTGAGAGAGGAGCCGTACTTCGTAGGAATTTCGATATCGGAAGGGATCAGGGGACTGTCATCTCTACTCCGAAAGGAGCACGTGAATTGTATCGTTGGCACCTTCTTGCCGGAGGGGGGTGGAATCTTGAGCCAATTTCTCTGGACGCGGATAATAGTATAAAAATCGTCTCGAACCTGAGACAGTGGATCATCTCTTTTTCGCGAAACCAGGCCGATCCTCGTTATCTTGTGGATCTTTCCCATGCGGTGCCACCCGATCCCCTTCCCGTCTATCTTGAGCCGGGAAAAGCCTATCTCAAACTGCAGCCATCTCTTGCCGATGTTCCCCTGGTACTTTTTGATGCTTCGGGCAGACGCTATGCGCCGGAGATCACGGCGAAGCAGGGAGAGGCCTCCCTTCCTCTGCTGATCCCCGACAAGGGCTTTGACAGAGTGCTGCTCTATCGTGATGGGGAGGAGAAGCTGTTCTTCGGGAGCCTCGGCGAAGGGGAAGACAGGGGTGGGGCATTGCTTTACACCATTGCTTCGACTCGTTTTGATCTCAGCCTCTCTGTTGCGGTCAAGCGCCCCGGCTCTCCTCTTCTTCTGTTGGAGCGGGAGGGCAGGCGTTGGCGGCAACTGCTCAAGATAGCACGCCCAGGGGCTTCGTTGACTATTGCCTATCCCTCGGAAGATGCCGAACTCCTTCGTAATTTGGCGCTTCTACCCGCGGGAGCCTCTGTTCCCGAGCCTTTGCCTTCAAGTTGA
- a CDS encoding IclR family transcriptional regulator, with protein MADHGVIHTVVTASEILEYIAEKGGAQPAEIAKDLGLARANVHRHIATLYNLGFVEKRSDGRCVLTFRLFELGNTVPHTRNLIDPARPAMLRLSQDTGQTVNHGILHEASVLFIDKVDANAYLMLERPIGTCQPLYCTSLGKVLLAFQPEAERERLISSLDLIRHTEHTITDRDRLREALNLIREEGFGCDFQEMTNELNCVAAPVFGSEGKIVSAISISAPVDHFDRAAIEAVVTSLTAIADEVSRHMTR; from the coding sequence GTGGCTGACCATGGCGTTATTCATACAGTCGTAACTGCTTCGGAAATTCTCGAATATATTGCGGAGAAGGGAGGCGCTCAACCCGCCGAAATTGCCAAGGATCTTGGACTCGCACGAGCGAATGTCCATCGGCATATTGCCACCTTATACAACCTCGGCTTTGTTGAAAAGAGAAGCGACGGCAGATGTGTTCTCACCTTCAGGCTCTTTGAGCTAGGTAATACGGTTCCTCATACCAGAAATCTGATCGACCCCGCCCGCCCTGCAATGCTACGCCTTAGCCAGGATACCGGACAAACCGTAAACCACGGTATTCTCCATGAGGCTTCTGTTCTGTTTATCGACAAGGTTGACGCCAACGCCTACCTCATGCTTGAACGGCCGATCGGCACCTGCCAGCCGCTTTACTGTACCAGTCTTGGAAAGGTGCTTCTTGCCTTTCAGCCAGAGGCTGAACGTGAACGGCTGATCTCCTCTCTTGATCTTATCCGCCATACCGAGCACACCATTACCGATCGAGATCGTCTTCGAGAGGCTCTGAACCTGATCCGGGAAGAGGGCTTCGGTTGTGACTTCCAGGAGATGACCAATGAGCTCAACTGCGTTGCCGCTCCTGTATTCGGCAGCGAGGGAAAGATCGTTTCCGCCATCAGCATTTCTGCGCCTGTCGATCATTTTGATCGTGCCGCTATTGAAGCGGTCGTAACCTCCCTGACAGCAATAGCCGACGAAGTATCGAGACACATGACCCGTTAA